A single region of the Verrucomicrobiota bacterium genome encodes:
- a CDS encoding DUF3147 family protein — translation MWYYLLKILISAVIVASVSEIAKRSSLCAAALASLPLVSLLAIVWIYIDTKDVERITTLSKDILWLVIPSLLFFILLPQLLQRGIAFWPSLSVSCGVTMTGYAIMLKLIV, via the coding sequence ATGTGGTATTATCTGCTCAAAATTCTAATCTCCGCAGTTATTGTCGCCAGCGTTTCCGAAATCGCAAAACGCTCCAGCCTCTGTGCTGCGGCATTGGCTTCCTTGCCTCTCGTTTCGCTTCTGGCTATCGTCTGGATCTACATCGACACGAAGGATGTTGAACGAATTACGACGCTCAGCAAAGACATCCTATGGCTTGTTATCCCCTCGCTGCTCTTTTTTATTTTGCTGCCCCAACTCCTTCAGAGAGGAATCGCTTTCTGGCCCTCTTTGAGTGTTTCCTGTGGAGTTACCATGACCGGCTACGCCAT